TCAGGTCTAATACCTTGTGATAATAGATAAGCAATTTTATAAGTAATAACCCGGGTTTTTCCTGAACCCGGGCCAGCAATTATTAATGATCTACCTTTTGAATTAATAACAGCCTTTAATTGCTCATCATCCAATTCTTCTTTGAAAAATTCTGGGATTGTATATTCATTCCTTTTTATGTTAAATACTTTTTCTTCCATAATAATCCTCCGATTATAACTATTTAATCAAAACTATTTTAATTATAATTCTTTTCCAAGCATTGAACTAAGTTCTTTAAGTTGAGCACTTCTACTTGGATGTCTTAGTTTTCTAAGTGCTTTTACTTCAATTTGTCTAATTCTTTCTCTAGTAACATTAAAATATTGCCCAACTTCTTCAAGTGTTTTTACTTTACCATCGAGGAGACCATATCTCATTTTTAAAACCATAGCTTCTCTTGGTTGTAATGTATCTAATATTTTTTCTAATTCTTCTCTTAACAACATTTTCATAGCGACTTCAGAAGGTTTATCTAATGAGTCATCAGCAATAAAATCTCCAATTGTTGAATCATCTTCATCTGAAGATCCAAGCGGTGAATCAGCAGATATAGTCTCTCTTGCGGTTAATAAAATTTCGTTAACCTTTTCTACAGGTTTACCTGTTAATTCGGCTAATTTATCAGGAGATGGATATTCCCCATATTCTTGTAAGTATTCTCTAATTATTTTATTGAATTTGTTTATTGTTTCAACCATATGTACAGGAATTCTTATAGTTCTTGCCTGATCAGCAATAGCTCTTGTAATTGCCTGTCTTATCCACCATGTGGCATATGTGCTGAATTTAAAACCCTTTTTATAATCAAATTTATTCACAGCTTTTATTAAACCAATGTTACCTTCCTGAATTAAATCGAGGAAAGATAACCCTCTACCCACATATTTTTTTGCAATAGATATAACCAATCTCAAATTAGCTTTAATTAATTCATTACGTGCTTTTTTATTACCTTCATTAGCTCTTTTAGCTAATCTCTTTTCTCTTTGAGGAGTTAATAATTTTATTTTTCCAATTTCTTTTAAATAAACCTTTATAGGATCTTTTAAAGACATGTTATCAAATACTTGAGTTTCACCATCTTCTAAATAATCCATTAGTTCAATTGTAGCAGCGCCTTCAGATTCGATAATTCCTTCTATTTCATGAATACTATTATCATCTAATTGGGTACCATCATCTACCA
The genomic region above belongs to Marinitoga hydrogenitolerans DSM 16785 and contains:
- the rpoD gene encoding RNA polymerase sigma factor RpoD is translated as MADKDLMKAIEEIGDLEIGDIDKSKEFVEVKKKKRKSYKPPKPFEKIVKELVKKAKKNNMVLTYEDIDKTLPTELDTELIEKVYEALEKEGIMVDDGTQLDDNSIHEIEGIIESEGAATIELMDYLEDGETQVFDNMSLKDPIKVYLKEIGKIKLLTPQREKRLAKRANEGNKKARNELIKANLRLVISIAKKYVGRGLSFLDLIQEGNIGLIKAVNKFDYKKGFKFSTYATWWIRQAITRAIADQARTIRIPVHMVETINKFNKIIREYLQEYGEYPSPDKLAELTGKPVEKVNEILLTARETISADSPLGSSDEDDSTIGDFIADDSLDKPSEVAMKMLLREELEKILDTLQPREAMVLKMRYGLLDGKVKTLEEVGQYFNVTRERIRQIEVKALRKLRHPSRSAQLKELSSMLGKEL